From the genome of Ignavibacteriales bacterium, one region includes:
- a CDS encoding fructose-bisphosphate aldolase class I, with protein sequence MNSQQIIDTAKMLVANDKGLLAMDESNPTCNKRFAKLGIPQTEEARRSYRELIMTTPGLGEFISGAILYDETIHQSKKDGTMFVKVIIDAGIIPGIKVDTGAIDLANHTGEKITEGLDGLRERLKEYFQFGARFAKWRAVIAVDDKIPSQGCIEANAHALARYAALCQEAGLVPVVEPEVLMDGDHTLERCNDVTEKVLRTVFNQLYTQRVMLEGIILKPNMVLPGLNCPKQETMDEVADATVHCLLRVVPACVPGIAFLSGGQPSELASARLNAMNVRFRSRLPWALTFSFSRAIQQPALEIWHGEESNVLVAQQALYHRAMCNHAARRGEYNTTIERN encoded by the coding sequence ATGAATTCACAACAGATTATAGATACCGCAAAAATGCTGGTCGCTAATGACAAGGGTCTGCTGGCGATGGATGAAAGTAATCCAACATGCAACAAACGATTTGCCAAATTGGGAATTCCACAAACAGAAGAAGCCCGCCGTTCCTACCGTGAATTGATTATGACTACACCCGGTCTAGGTGAATTTATTAGTGGAGCGATTCTCTACGATGAGACCATCCATCAATCCAAAAAAGACGGTACTATGTTTGTCAAAGTTATAATTGACGCTGGTATCATTCCGGGTATCAAGGTAGACACAGGTGCAATAGATTTAGCGAATCATACAGGTGAGAAAATCACAGAAGGTCTGGACGGATTGCGCGAAAGACTAAAGGAATATTTTCAATTTGGCGCACGTTTTGCCAAGTGGCGCGCAGTAATTGCAGTGGATGATAAAATTCCCAGTCAAGGATGCATTGAAGCAAACGCGCATGCATTGGCACGCTATGCAGCATTGTGTCAAGAAGCCGGACTCGTTCCTGTCGTAGAACCGGAAGTGCTAATGGATGGCGATCATACTCTGGAACGTTGCAACGACGTAACAGAGAAAGTTCTACGAACAGTTTTCAACCAGCTTTATACACAACGAGTTATGCTGGAAGGTATAATACTGAAACCTAATATGGTGCTTCCAGGATTGAATTGCCCTAAGCAGGAAACGATGGACGAAGTTGCTGATGCAACAGTGCATTGTCTCTTGCGTGTTGTTCCCGCTTGTGTTCCCGGTATTGCGTTTTTGTCCGGCGGTCAACCTTCTGAACTTGCATCGGCACGTTTGAATGCGATGAATGTTAGATTCAGATCACGACTGCCCTGGGCATTGACGTTTTCTTTTTCCCGAGCCATACAGCAACCGGCATTAGAGATTTGGCATGGCGAAGAGTCCAACGTATTAGTTGCACAACAAGCTCTATATCATAGAGCTATGTGCAATCACGCTGCGCGACGTGGAGAATACAATACCACAATTGAAAGGAATTAG
- a CDS encoding HPF/RaiA family ribosome-associated protein codes for MNIQINTGHNIQSNETLIAKFRSIIENSLSRISDHITSVEVHMKDEDGAKKGKNDKRCMIEARLEGRQPIVVTDHSDTLNEALDNAINKLINMIESILGRQKDKRSHDSKQPAPEIEFPEEK; via the coding sequence ATGAATATCCAAATAAATACAGGCCATAATATCCAAAGTAATGAGACATTAATTGCCAAGTTCAGAAGCATAATTGAAAATTCATTAAGCCGGATTAGCGATCACATTACTAGTGTTGAAGTCCACATGAAAGATGAAGATGGTGCCAAGAAAGGTAAGAACGATAAACGCTGCATGATTGAGGCACGTCTCGAAGGACGTCAGCCAATTGTTGTCACAGACCATTCGGACACATTAAACGAAGCCCTCGACAATGCTATTAATAAATTAATAAATATGATTGAAAGCATTCTAGGACGCCAAAAAGATAAAAGAAGTCACGATTCTAAACAACCAGCACCTGAAATAGAATTTCCGGAGGAGAAGTAA